In a single window of the Trichoderma breve strain T069 chromosome 6, whole genome shotgun sequence genome:
- a CDS encoding glucanosyltransferase domain-containing protein → MSLSKLSVSMLALAGSALSADLPSITAKGSKFFYPNGTQFFIKGVAYQQDVGQAGTTTSGNSTFIDPLSNEANCKRDIPLLQQLGTNVIRTYAIDATADHSACMKLLNDAGIYVFSDLGEPSLSINRDTPSWNTDLFARYKAVVDEMSQYSNVIGYFAGNEVSNAKNNTGASAYVKAAVRDTKAYIKSKNYRWQGVGYAANDDVDIRAEIADYFNCGEQDSAIDFWGYNIYSWCGQSSMQKSGYDEQTTFFSNYSVPVFFAEYGCNLPDGAANRIFQETAALYSDTMTEVFSGGIVYMFFEEANDYGLVSVKNNQVTKLKDFSALQSQVTKADPKGVDSSDYKPTNKPASCPALTDDWQAINDLPPTPDSGLCSCMQTSLSCVRADDLSSDDFGDIFGFICGKSPAVCAGINGDASTGVYGAYSMCDDGAKLDYVLDAYYNSQQKSSSACDFNGQAQVVSAKPASSCSAALASASAINKAAATATAPVNSGSTSTGDKGAATSKSAAVAGRPSSQLLSIGELSVALYMGVAMLAGGAMIAL, encoded by the exons ATGAGCTTGTCCAAGCTCTCCGTCTCTATGCTCGCCCTGGCTGGCAGCGCCCTCTCTGCTGATCTGCCGTCCATTACCGCCAAG GGCTCCAAGTTCTTCTACCCCAACGGCACCCAGTTTTTCATCAAGGGTGTTGCGTACCAGCAGGATGTCGGCCAGGCCGGAACCACCACCTCTGGCAACTCGACCTTCATCGACCCTCTCTCCAACGAGGCCAACTGCAAGCGTGACATTCCtctgctccagcagctggGCACCAACGTGATCCGTACCTACGCCATTGACGCCACGGCCGATCACTCCGCCTGCATGAAGCTCCTCAACGATGCCGGCATCTACGTCTTCTCCGACCTGGGAGAGCCCTCCCTGTCCATCAACCGTGACACCCCCAGCTGGAACACCGACCTCTTCGCCCGCTACaaggccgtcgtcgacgagaTGTCCCAGTACTCCAACGTGATTGGCTACTTTGCCGGTAACGAGGTCTCCAACGCCAAGAACAACACCGGCGCCTCTGCCTACGTCAAGGCCGCCGTCCGTGACACCAAGGCCTACATCAAGTCCAAGAACTACCGCTGGCAGGGTGTTGGCTACGCCGCCAACGACGACGTCGACATCCGCGCCGAGATTGCCGACTACTTCAACTGTGGCGAGCAGGACTCCGCCATCGACTTCTGGGGCTACAACATCTACTCTTGGTGTGGCCAGAGCTCCATGCAAAAGTCCGGATACGACGAGCAGaccaccttcttctccaactaCTCCGtccccgtcttcttcgccgagTACGGCTGCAACCTGCCCGACGGTGCTGCCAACCGTATCTTCCAGGAGACTGCTGCTCTGTACTCTGACACCATGACTGAGGTTTTCAGCGGTGGTATCGTCTACATGTTCTTCGAGGAGGCCAACGACTATG GTCTCGTCTCCGTCAAGAACAACCAGGTTACCAAGCTCAAGGACTTCAGCGCTCTCCAGTCTCAGGTTACCAAGGCCGACCCCAAGGGTGTTGACTCCAGCGACTACAAGCCTACCAACAAGCCCGCCAGCTGCCCTGCTCTGACCGATGACTGGCAGGCCATCAACGACCTTCCCCCTACCCCTGACTCCGGCCTTTGCTCTTGCATGCAGACCTCCCTGTCTTGCGTCCGTGCCGACGATCTCTCCTCTGACGACTTCGGTGAcatctttggcttcatctgcGGCAAGTCTCCTGCCGTCTGCGCCGGTATCAACGGTGATGCTTCTACTGGTGTCTACGGTGCCTACAGCATGTGCGACGACGGTGCCAAGCTTGACTACGTCCTCGACGCCTACTACAACTCCCAGCAGAAGTCCAGCAGCGCCTGTGACTTCAACGGCCAGGCCCAGGTTGTCAGCGCCAagcctgcttcttcttgctctgccgCTCTCGCCTCTGCCAGcgccatcaacaaggctgctgccactgccaccgcCCCCGTCAACTCTGGTTCCACCTCCACTGGCGACAAGGGCGCTGCTACCAGCAAGAGCGCCGCTGTTGCCGGCCGCCCCAGCTCTCAGCTGCTGAGCATTGGTGAGCTGTCCGTCGCCCTGTACATGGGTGTCGCCATGCTTGCCGGCGGTGCCATGATTGCCCtgtaa
- a CDS encoding amidohydrolase family domain-containing protein, producing MAEPSKAIHATLIHSLSPTQLQVIPDALITVSSSGTILTIQPNISPSKISNMLAEQNIENTPLTKLSHGQFLIPGFIDTHNHAPQWMQRGLGQGMHILDWLDGITFPNEAKFEDASHAEKVYEKLVRGMLRQGVTTASYYGSLHGEATRVLASTCLKGGQRALIGKCNMDQNSPSFYCETSAEESISATKACIQHIRTIDPEGSLVKPVLTPRFAISCTAQLLKSLGEMAHEDPSLAIQTHFNEAAQEINATLSLFPEFSNEADLYSSFGLLTPRSILAHCTIMTPYEINKLQDLGCGVAHCPTANMTVGGGFMAAPVKEFLRKGINVGLGTDSGGGYSSSMLNAMRHSLITSYAREALYPKFESEKDESVSKEGGGGETLSWEEVFYMATKGGAKVVGFDEQVGGFAVGMEFDALVIDMRDGREGVNVPLDEENDSAERMLEKFVMTGDDRNIAQVYVRGKLVHGGDV from the coding sequence ATGGCGGAACCCTCCAAGGCAATCCACGCAACACTCATCCACTCCCTCTCTCCCACTCAGCTCCAGGTCATCCCTGACGCCCTCATCACCGTCTCCTCTTCCGGCACTATCCTCACTATTCAGCCTAACATCTCCCCATCTAAAATCTCCAATATGCTCGCTGAGCAAAACATTGAAAACACTCCTCTCACCAAACTCTCCCATGGCCAATTTCTCATCCCAGGCTTCATCGACACGCACAACCACGCCCCACAATGGATGCAGCGAGGCCTCGGCCAAGGAATGCACATCCTAGACTGGCTCGACGGCATAACTTTTCCCAACGAAGCCAAGTTTGAAGATGCGTCTCATGCGGAAAAAGTCTATGAAAAGCTCGTTCGGGGGATGCTCAGGCAAGGCGTCACGACGGCTTCATACTATGGCTCGCTTCATGGGGAGGCAACTCGCGTGTTGGCATCGACTTGCTTGAAAGGAGGTCAGAGGGCTCTGATAGGGAAATGCAACATGGATCAAAACTCACCGTCGTTTTACTGCGAGACTTCTGCTGAGGAGTCTATTTCTGCGACGAAAGCTTGTATACAGCACATTCGAACCATTGATCCGGAAGGCTCTCTCGTCAAGCCTGTACTGACGCCTCGGTTTGCAATTTCATGTACAGCACAGCTCCTTAAATCTCTGGGAGAAATGGCGCACGAAGATCCTTCTCTGGCAATTCAGACGCATTTCAACGAGGCTGCACAGGAAATCAACGCCACGTTATCTCTTTTCCCGGAATTTAGCAACGAGGCTGACTTGTATTCTTCGTTTGGACTTCTCACGCCGCGAAGCATCCTTGCGCACTGCACCATCATGACGCCATATGAGATCAACAAGCTGCAAGACTTGGGATGTGGCGTCGCTCATTGTCCTACCGCCAATATGACCGTCGGGGGAGGCTTCATGGCTGCTCCTGTCAAAGAATTTCTCAGGAAGGGGATTAATGTCGGTTTGGGCACGGATTCGGGTGGTGGATATAGTTCGAGCATGTTGAATGCCATGAGGCATTCTCTCATTACTTCGTATGCAAGAGAGGCACTGTATCCTAAATTCGAGTCCGAGAAGGATGAAAGCgtcagcaaagaaggaggtggaggagaaaCACTGAGTTGGGAAGAGGTCTTTTACATGGCTACCAAGGGCGGAGCCAAAGTCGTAGGTTTCGACGAACAGGTTGGTGGGTTTGCTGTTGGGATGGAGTTTGATGCGTTGGTGATTGATATGCGAGATGGGCGGGAGGGGGTCAATGTGCCtttggatgaagagaatgatTCAGCGGAGAGGATGCTGGAAAAGTTTGTCATGACGGGGGATGATCGAAATATTGCACAGGTGTATGTCAGAGGAAAGTTGGTTCATGGAGGGGATGTTTAG
- a CDS encoding GMC oxidoreductase domain-containing protein has translation MPPLKTRFGALALATVFLPLQSLATPIDSYDYIIVGAGTSGLLLANRLTEDANLNVAVIDPGADERNNTNVVNPLAWLGLSGTPVDWNYSSVPQEYIGGRVLPYDAGKGIGGTSLINGMTYIRGDQAQFDSWEDLNPGSGWNWDTMLQYYKKAERFFPPSSWQEAVGALYEEEYHGSSGNIDVAFSPVLLNGSFYGDAKAAWANLGQSLDRDVNSGHTAGFDVWPQTLNPIDNTRCDAATAFYWPVQDRPNLTLINGTVSRILWKNNTGSTPEASSVEYVMPNGQNKTVKAAKEVILSAGALRTPLILELSGIGNPSILEELGIETVVDLPGVGENMIDQPNMALSYSTNSTFPGYAPYATFVNATSLFGDGFKRVSDVTKLLLPHWARQISKETNRALNATAVEQLLRVQYDLIFEKDVTIAEILSTASGTGAFSAYWGTLPFSRGSVHLNSSEDINTPKINPRFMAIDFDMIVQIAIGRLAATFWGTSPISTSFEAVPQGIPSPDASWNQWKNFTDSTMISNAHPIGTAAMLPRKLGGVVDPQLRVYGTKNLRVVDASVIPLQISGHLTATLYAIAERAVAEFIAPARDAV, from the exons ATGCCGCCTCTCAAGACACGCTTTGGCGCTCTTGCGCTGGCCACCGTGTTTTTACCACTTCAGTCATTGGCCACGCCAATCGATTCTTACGACTACATCATTGTCGGCGCAGGAACAAGTGGCCTTCTCTTGGCTAATCGCCTAACCGAAGATGCCAACCTTAACGTTGCGGTCATTGATCCTGGTGCCGATGAACGAAACAACACAAACGTTGTCAATCCGCTCGCATGGCTGGGATTAAGTGGGACACCTGTCGACTGGAACTATTCGAGTGTTCCTCAGGAATACATTGGTGGAAGAGTTCTCCCGTACGATGCAGGTAAGGGGATAGGTGGGACCAGCTTGATAAATG GGATGACATATATTCGAGGAGACCAAGCGCAATTCGATTCCTGGGAGGATCTCAATCCCGGGTCAGGATGGAATTGGGATACCATGCTACAGTACTACAAGAAGGCTGAGCGATTCTTCCCTCCCTCGTCATGGCAGGAGGCTGTTGGCGCATTATATGAAGAGGAGTACCATGGATCCTCAGGAAATATTGACGTCGCCTTTAGCCCGGTCCTGCTCAACGGCTCTTTCTACGGGGACGCAAAGGCAGCTTGGGCAAATCTCGGGCAATCTCTCGACAGAGATGTGAATAGCGGACACACGGCTGGATTCGACGTTTGGCCGCAGACTCTGAATCCAATCGATAACACGCGATGCGACGCTGCCACGGCGTTTTACTGGCCTGTACAAGATAGACCAAACCTGACGTTAATCAATGGCACAGTTTCTAGGATTCTGTGGAAGAATAACACGGGCTCGACTCCTGAAGCGTCTAGCGTTGAGTACGTGATGCCGAATGGACAGAACAAGACTGTGAAGGCTGCGAAAGAAGTAATCTTGTCCGCAGGTGCCCTCCGTACGCCGCTTATTCTTGAGCTCTCCGGTATCGGTAACCCAAGTATATTGGAGGAACTGGGCATTGAGACGGTTGTTGACCTACCAGGCGTGGGAGAAAACATGATCGATCAACCTAACATGGCTCTGTCCTACTCGACCAACTCCACGTTCCCCGGATACGCACCATATGCCACATTTGTTAATGCTACTTCTCTTTTCGGGGACGGCTTTAAAAGGGTATCTGATGTAACAAAGCTGCTCCTACCGCACTGGGCACGGCAGATTTCCAAGGAGACAAACAGAGCTTTAAACGCTACGGCAGTCGAGCAACTACTTCGGGTTCAATACGATTTAATATTTGAGAAGGATGTGACCATTGCTGAAATATTATCTACTGCGAGTGGCACTGGTGCTTTTTCAGCATATTGGGGTACTTTGCCTTTCAGCCGTGGGAGTGTACACCTCAACTCGTCTGAGGACATCAACACACCCAAGATCAACCCGAGATTCATGGCTATTGACTTTGACATGATTGTTCAAATCGCCATCGGACGCCTTGCAGCAACGTTCTGGGGTACCTCGCCCATATCTACTAGTTTTGAGGCTGTGCCGCAGGGAATTCCTTCACCAGACGCTTCATGGAATCAATGGAAGAATTTTACAGATAGTACCATGATATCGAACGCACACCCCATTGGGACTGCAGCGATGCTTCCAAGGAAACTTGGTGGAGTTGTCGATCCGCAGCTCCGCGTGTATGGCACGAAAAATCTGCGGGTGGTGGATGCTTCTGTGATACCGTTGCAGATCAGCGGACACCTTACTGCTACACTGTATGCCATTGCGGAGAGGGCAGTGGCGGAATTTATTGCTCCAGCTCGTGATGCTGTGTGA
- a CDS encoding cytochrome p450 domain-containing protein, which translates to MVSLVATLASPRDWPASALLLAATLVISLLVRLLRRPGLPSGASFTEWGVPFIGSLNFFTKRGDFLREGTKRSPNGYFNFYYGSYPIVALSGEKARSAYFNTRGLDLSAGFRKLFSAGPDIDHMLGCNMSAYFIVLFKKLTGKEHLATCLPYLNKDARDAFSAIDTSVPLDPFVVLYDLLYKFTHRTVGCHDVAEDPALQEKTMRLYEKLDKTAAIQVMFPWLPTPTKLNKLWAGAKLHMLFGDIIRERRKSGRKAEDVMQYLMDKGESDLLSSAFIIGALFAGLINTGVQSAWILCYLAYDPVWYAKVRAEVDAAVEKYRTSNDQTPVDVLAGLSLEAWESEFPCIDFGVRDSIRLNLMGASIRQNTSGKDIVLGDTGVVVPNQAFAVYHVSDIHMDEAIYKDPLKWDPGRYFPERGEDKKRQHGYIGWGTGLHPCLGMRIAKLELFVSTATFFAMFDFKAVDKNGNPATGPLPSYDSNALAAKRMIDTVYFKCDRRF; encoded by the exons ATGGTGAGCCTCGTCGCTACACTTGCTTCGCCGCGGGATTGGCCTGCTAGCGCTCTGCTGTTGGCGGCTACTCTTGTTATCTCGCTCCTTGTTCGTTTGTTGAGGCGGCCTGGCCTCCCTTCGGGTGCGTCTTTTACGGAATGGGGTGTGCCGTTCATCGGCTccctcaacttcttcaccaagaGAGGCGATTTCCTACGAGAAGGCACGAAACGTAGTCCCAACGGctactttaatttttactatGGCTCGTATCCTATCGTTGCTCTCTCAGGAGAAAAGGCTCGTTCGGCTTATTTTAACACGAGAGGTCTTGATCTGAGCGCTGG ATTCAGGAAACTATTTTCTGCTGGCCCTGACATTGACCATATGCTTGGCTGTAATATGAGTGCTTACTTCATAGTGCTCTTCAAGAAGCTTACTGGCAAGGAACACTTGGCCACCTGTCTTCCCTACCTGAATAAAGACGCCCGCGATGCCTTCTCCGCAATCGACACGTCTGTTCCATTGGATCCCTTTGTAGTTCTTTATGACTTACTCTACAAATTCACTCATCGCACCGTCGGCTGCCATGACGTTGCCGAAGACCCTGCACTTCAAGAGAAGACGATGCGGCTCTACGAGAAGCTGGATAAGACTGCCGCCATACAGGTCATGTTTCCGTGGCTACCTACGCCTACGAAGCTCAACAAGTTATGGGCGGGGGCAAAGTTGCATATGTTGTTTGGGGATATAATACgtgagaggagaaaaagcgGTCGAAAGGCGGAAGACGTAATGCAGTACTTGATGGACAAGGGAGAGAGCGATTTGCTGTCCTCGGCT TTTATTATTGGCGCCTTGTTCGCTGGCTTGATCAATACGGGAGTCCAATCCGCGTGGATCCTCTGCTACCTCGCCTATGACCCCGTCTGGTACGCCAAGGTCAGAGCTGAAGTCGACGCAGCTGTTGAGAAATATCGGACTTCAAACGATCAGACGCCGGTAGATGTCCTGGCAGGGCTTTCTCTTGAAGCATGGGAGTCTGAGTTCCCTTGTATCGACTTTGGAGTGCGGGATAGCATCCGACTGAACCTCATGGGGGCTTCGATTCGTCAGAATACTTCTGGCAAGGATATTGTGCTAGGTGATACCGGCGTCGTTGTCCCGAATCAAGCTTTCGCG GTCTATCATGTTTCCGATATCCACATGGACGAGGCGATTTACAAGGACCCTCTCAAATGGGATCCTGGACGATATTTCCccgaaagaggagaagataaGAAACGCCAGCATGGATATATTGGCTGGGGAACTGGATTGCACCCATGTT TGGGAATGAGA ATTGCAAAATTGGAATTATTTGTTTCTACGGCCACCTTTTTCGCCATGTTTGACTTCAAAGCTGTGGACAAGAATGGGAATCCGGCGACGGGGCCTCTGCCTTCTTATGACAGCAATGCTCTGGCGGCGAAACGCATGATTGACACGGTCTATTTTAAATGCGATCGTAGGTTCTAG